Within Thermococcus indicus, the genomic segment GCTCAGAAGCACCATCGTGACGACAGGTGCTAAAAACCACCACCATCTGCCCGCGTAGAGGGCATTCTGGTTGAGGCCCTCCAGTATGAACGAACCCCAGTTGTCGCTCGGAATCATGTTGAAAAACCCGAGTATCGCCACGAGCGCGACCACCTTGGGGAACAGGAGGCTGAAGTGGCTCAGGGCGTAGGGGATTACAGGCTTCAGGATATGCCTCCTGAGGATGTGGAGATCACCCGCTCCGAGCGCCCTCGCCGCGGCAATGTGCTCCTTGACCTTCTCCTGAACGACGAAGCCCCTCACGGCGCTCCCGAACTTGCCCGCGAGCAGGAGGGCGAGTATCAGTGACAGGGTTTCCGTTTTTATTTCCCGGGTCATCGCTATGCCCGTCGTTGAGAATGAAAATATCATCAGCATCGCGAGGGGAAGGACGGGGAGAGCTCCGAGAGAGTTCAGCAGGCTCTCGAGAAGAATCGCGGGCCGGCTCCGATAGTAGCCGGCGAAGAGGCCGAGGAGCAGGCCGATGATCATCACAAGGAGGGAGACCTCAAGCGACACGAGTAACGTGCTTCTACCGGCCAGGACGAAGCCCACCCAGAGGTCGCGGCCGTAGGAGTCTGTACCGAGGAGACCGTAGGAATCGCCAAAGACCGTGACGGCAACGGGGGAAGTGGATTCGACCTCGAGGGTGTACCTTCCCTCCAGAACCTCGCCGCCGTACCCCATGAAGAGGAGCTGGGTGGGGGTGAAGAGGGGCCTGCTCTCCGGGCCGTAGCCGAGGGACTCGGCAAACTCGTAAGCCCCCGCGGCGAGTGCAGGGTTGGAGTTGATGCTCGTCCTCCCATCCACCTCCACCGGACCGAGGACCACGGAAAGGCCGTCGGGGCGGTGAATCACGAGCCTAACCGTCGAATTGCCCTCAAGCATTATATTTCCTGGAACGATGCCCTCAACCGCAAAGGTAATTGAAAAGTTCGTTCCAGCCGATTCAAGGGTTCTGAAGCCCGAAGGGAGCCAGATGGGCCGGGCGTTCTTGGGGTAGTCGTTCCAGTAGGGCAGGTAGTTCCAGTTGGCGGCCTTTTCCGGGGGCACGAGGAGACCCACTGGGACGACCGCGAGGAGCATCACCAGCAGTATAAGCGTGATTCCGGCTTTTTCCTTCCGGTCAAGCCTCAACGCCGCCACCTCCAGGGGTTAGGAGTTCTGACAGAACCGTAACGGCCAGGAGGACGAAGAAGTTCACCACCATGAAGACCGCTATGGGGTAGAAGAAGACGTCCGGGTCGAGGGTGTAGAGGTCGCCCGATATGCGGAAGCCCCACTGGAGCATCTTGCCGAGGCCGAAGAGGCCGAAGAAGGCATCGACCACAAGGGCGAGCGTCGAGACCTCGACGAAGTGCTGGAAGAGGAAGCCAAGGAAGGAGGGCATCACGGCGCGGAGGACGTGCCTCTCGATCCTGCGCTCCGGCAGCCCCATCGCCCTCTTGGCGCGCACGTACTCCTTCCCGAACTCGTCTCGGAGGAGTATCACCAGGGCCTCGACGAACTCCCAGAGGGCGACGAGGACTATGGAAACCAGCGGGAAGGCCATGTAGGCGAGGGTCCTGGTGGGGGAGGTCGATGTGCCGAGGCCGTTTATCAGGTAGTTGGGAAGCGCGCTCATTATGATGAGGAGCGAGAAGAGCGCCGCCACCGCC encodes:
- a CDS encoding ABC transporter permease subunit, which translates into the protein MGRAVTRTLLNYLLLILLVALISGIGIKDYQFYRADMEFSLLPSAERTVIEANASSMGMDPYDYYMNFVAPKDYPTLVMNPLHAGLYTLHHALFRPDYDYPIPRKLMVARTLVLIPLAEITIILIGFPLAKLALRKRRLRSTVRFLARVFNGLPVWAVAALFSLLIIMSALPNYLINGLGTSTSPTRTLAYMAFPLVSIVLVALWEFVEALVILLRDEFGKEYVRAKRAMGLPERRIERHVLRAVMPSFLGFLFQHFVEVSTLALVVDAFFGLFGLGKMLQWGFRISGDLYTLDPDVFFYPIAVFMVVNFFVLLAVTVLSELLTPGGGGVEA
- a CDS encoding ABC transporter permease — its product is MRLDRKEKAGITLILLVMLLAVVPVGLLVPPEKAANWNYLPYWNDYPKNARPIWLPSGFRTLESAGTNFSITFAVEGIVPGNIMLEGNSTVRLVIHRPDGLSVVLGPVEVDGRTSINSNPALAAGAYEFAESLGYGPESRPLFTPTQLLFMGYGGEVLEGRYTLEVESTSPVAVTVFGDSYGLLGTDSYGRDLWVGFVLAGRSTLLVSLEVSLLVMIIGLLLGLFAGYYRSRPAILLESLLNSLGALPVLPLAMLMIFSFSTTGIAMTREIKTETLSLILALLLAGKFGSAVRGFVVQEKVKEHIAAARALGAGDLHILRRHILKPVIPYALSHFSLLFPKVVALVAILGFFNMIPSDNWGSFILEGLNQNALYAGRWWWFLAPVVTMVLLSVGFALLWEDETSEGVLA